aacatttaataataattaataatcaattTAATACACATATATTTTCAAGAGAAATAAGCCTCTGCTTCATTATTCTCATTGTAAAAGTTGGATTATTTTGGGAACTGTgaactgtgttttcctgtttgtgctACGAGTGGCAGATTCAGGGCCTGTTCTACGAGTATGGGAATTTTCTCTTCaaccttttgtctttttgttgagTGGCCAAAGCCCTGtgctctgtgaaaaaaaaaaaaaaagaagcacgTATAGTGTTGGAGACAATGAGTGAAATGGAGAGGGAATGCTGTCCCCCACCCAGAAAGGAATGTGTCCCCTTGCCCAGGTCACAATGCTTAATTCAGCCGGGGCCCCCCCGGGCAATACCACATGCCATTCTGAAATACCAGGTGAAGCTTTGTGTGAGCCATTCATTATGTCACTGTCACATGTCTGTCTGCTGGCTTATTCAAGACTGCCAGACAAACAGACCCGGGGTTGTGGACGAGGCCCCTTGAAAGCAGTGAATAACACCCACTGGCTGTCACCGGCAGAGTGGCTGAGTTCATCctaatcatcattattatcatttaatcaCAGTTGTTACTGCCGAAGCTGCTCTGTAATGACTCACTTTGACATTCAAAACTTAACCCGTCAGCAAAGTGACCATAAATAACATATAATCTACCTGGAAACactgctcatgtgtgtgtgtgtgtgtgtacctttcGCCCGCAGGGTCAGCCTACTACGACAACGTGCGGCCGTTAGCTTACCCCGACGCGGACGCCGTGCTCATCGTCTTTGACATCAGCCGTCCGGAGACCATGGACAGCGTGCTGAAAAAGGTCAGTGAATCAAGCGGTGGTTTCTCGCTCCCCGCACATTCCTGCGGTCGGCGCCATCACTCATCGACAACATCGTCAATACAAGACCAAACACTTTATCTTTTATGGAGGGCAAGTTCTCACAACTTCAGGGGGTCCATCTGAGAACtaacttgacctctgacccctttGGTAACAGCCGTAAACACTGAATACAAACGCCGGATGCCAAAGTGACATGTTGAGTGGTCACTTTATTCACAGTTTAGCAGCGAAATAATGGAACTGGTCCTCGAGTATGTTCTTAAGCATCGAATTTAAAAGCTTCAGAATTACAATGTGCCATCACGTCTTGCTTCCGTTTcctttgatgtgtattttttaagcTTATTTTACATCTGTAATCTTCCGTTTTCAAATAACACCGTGGCACTTTTCTCTGACAGCCTTCCTCCCAACATCATTTTTGCACCTTCCAATTTCCCCTTTAGAggctcttttctttcctcagcaTCGCTAAGCTACTAAACTGCCGCTTGAATCCTTATCACAGccccttttccctttttgtctcttttgttcACTTCAGTCCAATCTCTCTTCAAAGGCTCATTCAAATCTCCCATGTCAGGCTGTCTGTATCTCCCTCTTATCGAGTATTACACAGCCGAAGATGTTATCCCAGTCTGACACCCTTCGCCTTTTTTAATGCTCCAACCCTGGCACAACATTTTCTCAcctcttcccttttttctcttccctttttctGACTCGCACTCTGCCAACACTGCCATATCTCCACCTTTGCATGATTCCTCTCTGTTTTCCATCCTCCTGCCTGATTGAATTGAGctgtcaaatgtttgtgtgatgatgAGATGTGATGCGCTCGTTTCTGCatccaacacaaacagctccaAGGTAACTAAGGCTGTATAATCGTAATCACAGGTTTACAGCCTTGATTTTTTAAACGACTGAGGTTAGTTCATAGCACAATTAACCCAGCCAataattttttgtatttctttttaaaaaacaaaatgtgtttcatcatttaacattttaattatgttttaaataaattggAATCTTTGGCACAAGTACAGCTGAAGCTGTTTTGCAGGTTTTTGCACAAATCAAAAGTTCGACCAAGTAAACAAGCTTGATGAAGATCGAGGATCAACAGAGTTATTGCTATTCTGACTTAGAGGGCgataaatgtgtgaaatacaTCTCAGAGGAGTCTACACagctcagcagaaaacaaataatattttaatgatcTAAGAAAATGGTCTAAAGCACAAAGGTACATGTGCATAAGAGTTTATGAGCGGAATGAAAAGGTCACTGGGCCACGTGCATGGCTCAAAATGATTAGTCTCCAAATTAATCACGGCTGTGTTTCGTGCgcaacatgcaataaaccagtCAGAGGTTCATCTTCCATTCCATTTAAAAGCCTGATTCGCTTGCATCTCGGTAGATGGTATTCATAATGGCACATTTTCCAGGtatgaagagagagacactgcagaggacatttgtgtttgaacTAAAAGCACGAGAGcaaaccatgtgtgtgtgtgatgctgtacACACTCTGTGCACACACTTACAAAGGGGAAATCACTATCTTGATAATCTGTCCTTAAAGTAAAACACTGCACCATTGACTTCAGCCCGGGTTTTGTTGGTCCATCGTGctgtttgctctctgctgctgcaagtTAGCAACGTGCAAACGATGCACCCGAACACACTTGATTCATGACCATGAGCGCTAAGATGGGTGCTAATGCATAGATATACTTTGCATGTTCTATAACATGGGCATTGGATGCAATTTGATGACAATCCATTCAATAGTTGATCATATACAATATTAAGTCTATGACCAAAGACTGAATCACTGAAACTAAACTGACTTAAGCCTAAAAATACATCACAATAAGCCTTAGAACACAAAAACGTGTGTGAAAAGTGTGTAATATCATGTTATAATAAAGGAAATATTGTTTCCTCGTCTTGTTCGCTTTCCTGGATTGCAGATATCTTTATAAACTGAATTGTCGGCTGCACTTATTGAAAACTCTGCATTTATGCTTTGATAAACTCGACTCTCGGATCCGACAGCTCACTCTCTGCTCTTTATCAGGAACAAAACTCTCACCAGTTCTTAACATTACGCAAACAATAACCCGCTCGTCCCATGGGTCCTTTGTGACTCATCAAAATTGCTCTTATTCACCGGGTTGCACACTGCTCGGTGGAGAGAGGCACTGAGAGGCAACCGCTCGCtctgcacagcagcacaacagcagAACGCAACGCAGCCCGTACAACAGCGGCTGGCGCAGGCATCTGGGAGAAAAGATGTCTTTGTGAGCGAGAACAAATGGAGCAACAGTGCTCAATGTGGCTGCCTGTGCCACGGTgtgaggagataatgaaagGAGTCTCTCAGAGAGAACGAGGGcgacggagaggaagagagagatagtTTGAGTCATGTTTGTGGTGTGTAATGGGtattgtctgtctctgtgcgTTTCGGACCAAGAGcgtcatgctgctgctgctgggagctgCAGAAAAGACCTTGATTGTTGTACTGCTTCTGTTGTGGTTTCTGGTCTTGTCTTCATGTCAgaacaattttttattttaacattaaacgTGCTGCGAGTTCAGAACTTGTGGCATTAAAAAGGATCCTATAGTGTCATTTTTCAATATCTTTTATGTAAGTATTCCTTATGACAAATACTTTCACACTGGTACACAGTTTGGtacacataacaaaacaaatactttttatGTGACACGGGGAAAAACCTTTCCCCCATAAAAATCAAGCTCAAGTTCTCAAATGCTTCAgaatttatttagttattgGTGATTTAAAATAGGGTCTAAAACAATGGAATCCTACTAAAGATCTGTACTGAATGTAGACAGATACTGCAGCAATACATGGCCAATTTCGTTGTACTACTTTGTGACAATAAAGCTTTCTGATTTGGATTctgttataaaaacattaatgacAATAACACTTAAATCAAATGTGCAGGTGTCCACATACTATTGGCCATATGGCGTTTTATCCTCTAGTCAACATAAGGGCCCTGTGCACTGACACGTGTTCCCCTTTTGATTCACAGTGGCAAGGTGAGACGCAGGAGTTCTGCCCCAATGCCAAAGTGGTGCTGGTCGGCTCCAAGCTGGACATGAGGACGGACATGAATGTCATGAGGGAGCTCTCCAAACACAGACTCATTCCCGTCACCCACGAACAGGTGAGCGCTGCGGAGGAAACACACCTCAGAGTCCGGGACCTTCCACAGAGTCAAACCCAGCTTCACTTTAACCGCTGCTCCTGTTTCTACAGCCGGACGACACCACAGTGGTTTACTTAAGAGTATTTATGTTATTTAGCACACGCAGttctcacaaaaacaaaactttgaaaCACGAAGATTataaaagacttgagactgaaCAAAGAAGGAGGCAAACAGAAGGATGTGCGATAAtacacttgttttgtttgtgtcttggAGCGATGAACAGTGGCACGCATGAATTTTAATACCCCATTCTCATGGAAATGTGAGTCCCCATTTCCTGGCAGCCCTTTGTCAACAAATGAATATGTGCTCACACCTCTGACGCAGCAAAGGTAACGGCCTCATTGTCCCGACGGTAATGACGTCAAAATTGATTTAGCTTCAAAGTTGTCAAAGTTGAGACAGAACATGGATGTTTTCCCTGGAATGTAACTGCAGCCACGTTGTGACTGAAACAATCCTTTGTCACAGATGTcttaagagaaagaaagagagagagagagagagagagagagagagagagagagagagagagagagagaagagttgtGAATGAGATAAATTATGGATTTCATAGGTTAAAAAATGGCTGGAGCTCGACTTAAAGGATCCTTTCTTAAGCATTCAAAGGCCTGTGCCGCAAACACTTCAGCCCCAACTGATGTGGttcccgggggggggggggacttttGCTGTAATCACCTCAAGGCCGTCAAAACAGAGACGTGGGAACATTTCcattaatgcaaaaataatgCAGCCTCCCTGGCAGAAAAAGTCTTTAGTATTTCCTTCATAGAGGAGGAGTATAATCGCCCTGGTATCTGGTGGATGGAGACTTCTTCAGTGTGATTTCTCTTAACACTGATATGAATACCTGCAAATGTTTCATCACAAAAAGGTTAATGGCTCCAGCTGATGAAACATGAATACATAAGACACGTAGTCGTAGCAGTAGTTTTTGTATTACAACTTACAAAAAAGATGTTGGAGAACAGGTAGCAAAAGGAATTGACCATATAAAAATTAAACCAGGTCAGATTTAAAATGGTGCTAATCACTACTGGGAATAAGCTGAGCTTTTACACTCGAGTTTTATAGTCACACACATCGGACTTTCACAGCTGTGTGGAGGATCTGCCTCATACGTGCTTTTGAGAGTCTTTTATTAAGTGGAGAGTTTTACTGACCAGGCACAATAGTCTGATTGCCACAAAAGCAAGTTAAGGAAAATTTAACAGTTTGTATAAAATGTTCAGGGCATGTTTTATAAGTGTGTATTCACTCAGAACTGAATGGctattgaaaaaaatgaatcagcCAAATGCTAACTGTTACAGGATGTTGTGTAAATCCTTCATTTGCCTTCATTGAATTACCCAGGATTCATGAATTTCAGAGGTTCAGTGAGGTttaaattacagaaaatataatttctacCGCATGAAGTCTCTTTTCTGTCATACACAGTTTGTTTATCACATCTCTGAGGATTAGATTTCCGCTCGCTAACTGAGTCACTCGCTGTTGGAGTACAAGCAAACACAAGCTGAATGCTTGAGCTgcattattcaatattttatggCAACAATCAATAAAAAGAATACTTGTGATGTGAAAAAAGTCGCTCGTGGGGAAGAACCCGAGGAAAATGATCTTCTGCGGTTCACCCTCAACTTTACGGAGCGAGTCTcgttctcagcagcagcagcaaggagAAGAATTCAGAGAAAAAGCTCTTAACCAACTGTACGTAACAAAACAAACGTAGAGAGAAAAAGTTAGTGACTAGTGTGGGAACATATTTAGCATTTAGTAGCTAGCGCCAGATATTTTCTTCAGAAGTTAGTACTGACCAAAATAAAACCGAAAGATGGTTCATGCCTAAActctccacaaaatttcatgaaAACCTGTTGAGTAGTTTAAAAACCTTCTTATACTGCACGAGGTATAAATAACAAAACCTTACCAACATGTTAGCCACATCAACTTTAAAGTGTCATTGCATGTCACAGTTGTGTTTACATCTTAGTTCTACTGCCTCCTACTGGCCAGAAATCAGGTAACGAACCTTTAAGTCATGTGTTTGTACGTGAACTCAACCAACCCCCacattctgtatttttctgtctttgcaggGCACAAGCTTGGCGAGGCAGATCGGCGCCGTTGCCTACGCAGAGTGCACGTCAAAGTATTCAGAGAACAGCGTCCGCGACGTTTTCCATGTCACCACGCTGGCGTCCGTGTCCCGCATCCATCGGCCCATCCCTCAGCTCAAACGCGCGGCCTCACGCCGCGGCCTCAAGCGGGTCTCCCAGCAGCCGCCTCGGACTGAGATCAGTGAGCACCCGCCTCCCATTAGAAAGGACCGGGCCAAAAGCTGTGTGCTCATGTAGGACCAGGGTTCGACCAGCGAGGCTGACCCACGTGTGCCGATGGACACGAACCATACCGCACATGAACTTAATTTATTGGTGATTTCTTGTCCGCTCTTTGCACTTTGCACTGTGGGTTCTTTGAGGAATTGTCGATCTTTAGCAAAACTctccttgttgtttttctctgtggctgtgttCTCTTGGGGGGAGGGGGCGCTGCGGTGGTACAGGCGACGTCTCCGATGCTTTTACTTAAACGTGGAGACAAAGAGGCTGGTGATCAAATGAAGcacaaggacagaaaaaaagtgtgttgagattaaagaggaaagaaatgaatTAACGGGTCACCCTGCAGGAACCGGCTGTAACAATGCTGGCCTCGACCTCTATtatgttgttttcctgttttgaaaatgctATTCTCTCTTTAGGTGTATAAGTAAACGAAGCACAATACAATGCACGCAAACTGTTCCGAGTTTTCTGTTCATGTCAGGGAACGAACTCACCATGACGGGTCGACGAAGAAAATCTGGACCGGCTAAATACTCGTGGGCTGAGATGACACTAATTTTCTTAAACCACAAGTGCTttttaatattgaaaaatgGAATAATCACTCACCACATAATACTGTTGTGAAATTAATACTGTTCTAATGATCCACACCGGGAAGGAAAGTCACAGAGGGAGTAAAGAGGGTGATTGTTATGTTGTACGTGtcataatgaaataaagaaaaacttgcTCTGCTGAGTGTTGAAACGTCTTTAATATGTAAGATACTCATTTAACTTTGGCCTTGATCCTGAATAATTGTGCTCGGGAGAAGAATTTGATTCATTCAACTTTTGAATATCTCAGTGCATCTCAGTTCACTGGAGCAAACGGCACAGTTGTTTCTACCTCTGAACATTGTCTCAGTTCGACGTGAACATGTCTCGTTGAAAGATTTATTCTGTAACTTGcacaaaatgtacttttaacTTGAAAAAAGCAAATTGAATcaagagaaaaaagacatttcGCTGATGaaaaacgaattaaaaccaTAA
This is a stretch of genomic DNA from Hippoglossus stenolepis isolate QCI-W04-F060 chromosome 21, HSTE1.2, whole genome shotgun sequence. It encodes these proteins:
- the LOC118101043 gene encoding rho-related GTP-binding protein RhoN, which encodes MESKGLQRCKIVVVGDTQCGKTALLHVFAKDSYPENYVPTVFENYTASFEIDKQRIELNMWDTSGSAYYDNVRPLAYPDADAVLIVFDISRPETMDSVLKKWQGETQEFCPNAKVVLVGSKLDMRTDMNVMRELSKHRLIPVTHEQGTSLARQIGAVAYAECTSKYSENSVRDVFHVTTLASVSRIHRPIPQLKRAASRRGLKRVSQQPPRTEISEHPPPIRKDRAKSCVLM